A region from the Anaerolineales bacterium genome encodes:
- the murJ gene encoding murein biosynthesis integral membrane protein MurJ, protein MSKNHESADRRITRAAGIVMIGFALSSLSGLASQVLITNAFGTGARLDAFYTANRLPETLFNLIAGGALASAFLPTLTGFLARNDRKGSWRLTSSVVNLILIILGVLSVTAAVAAPWLVRTILAPGYKDAEQIRLTVSLLRIMLLSPAIFGLSGILMATLNAHQHFALPALAPACYRLGLIFGVLFLVPPLGIFGLAWGTVLGALLHLFVQLPALRMLKPSYQRTLGLEMPAVREVGRLMMPRLLGVAVVQLNFWVNTILASGQPEGSLSALTFAFQLMLMPQAVIAQATAIAALPTFSEQFARGKIEELRRSFSNTLRGVLFLALPASMGLILLRKPIVTLLFERGAFGAQSTEQVSWALLWWGVGLVGHSVLEIIVRAFYAMHDTRTPVAVGAVMMGSNVLFSLAFSALFERIGWMPHGGLALANSLATTLECTALLWLLHRRLGGLDLARTGHGMLNTVGASLGMSLVLWVWLALTGGRSTWLIGIGGALVGFGVYWLMSLALGSPETRQLPGFLIDRSR, encoded by the coding sequence ATGAGTAAAAACCACGAATCTGCTGATCGGCGCATCACACGTGCTGCGGGCATCGTTATGATCGGTTTCGCACTCTCCAGCCTTTCGGGGCTGGCGAGTCAGGTACTCATCACCAACGCCTTTGGCACCGGCGCCAGACTCGACGCTTTTTACACGGCCAACCGCCTTCCGGAGACGCTCTTCAACCTGATCGCAGGCGGGGCTCTCGCATCCGCTTTCCTCCCCACGCTCACGGGTTTTCTTGCTCGAAACGATCGCAAGGGGAGCTGGCGACTTACTTCCTCCGTCGTCAATCTGATCCTCATCATCCTGGGCGTGTTGAGCGTGACGGCGGCCGTCGCAGCCCCGTGGTTGGTGCGTACGATTCTGGCTCCGGGTTACAAGGACGCCGAACAAATCCGCCTCACGGTTTCACTGCTGCGCATCATGCTGCTCTCGCCGGCGATTTTCGGACTGAGCGGGATATTGATGGCGACGCTCAACGCCCATCAGCATTTCGCCCTGCCGGCGCTCGCACCGGCGTGCTACCGTCTCGGATTGATATTTGGTGTCTTGTTTCTCGTGCCGCCCCTGGGTATTTTCGGCCTGGCCTGGGGAACTGTTTTGGGGGCATTGCTGCATTTATTCGTGCAATTGCCTGCCCTGCGAATGTTAAAGCCAAGCTATCAGCGCACTCTGGGGTTGGAGATGCCTGCAGTGCGCGAGGTGGGACGCTTGATGATGCCCCGCCTGCTGGGTGTGGCCGTCGTACAGCTCAATTTTTGGGTCAACACGATCCTGGCTTCCGGGCAGCCGGAGGGCAGCCTCAGCGCGCTAACCTTTGCCTTTCAATTGATGCTCATGCCCCAGGCGGTGATCGCGCAGGCCACGGCCATCGCTGCCCTGCCTACATTCTCGGAGCAGTTCGCCAGGGGAAAAATCGAAGAGCTGCGCCGTTCCTTTTCGAACACGCTGCGCGGTGTGCTCTTTTTGGCGCTGCCGGCCAGTATGGGGTTGATCTTGCTGCGCAAGCCGATCGTCACTTTGCTTTTCGAGCGCGGCGCGTTCGGTGCACAATCCACCGAACAGGTCTCCTGGGCGCTGCTTTGGTGGGGCGTGGGCCTGGTGGGCCACTCGGTGCTCGAGATCATCGTTCGAGCCTTCTATGCCATGCACGACACGCGCACACCCGTCGCCGTCGGTGCCGTGATGATGGGCTCGAACGTCCTCTTCAGCCTGGCATTTTCTGCGCTGTTCGAGCGCATCGGCTGGATGCCGCACGGTGGTCTGGCACTCGCGAATTCTCTCGCCACTACGCTGGAGTGCACCGCGCTGCTGTGGCTTTTGCACAGGCGGCTGGGTGGTTTGGATCTGGCCCGGACGGGACACGGCATGCTGAATACCGTCGGCGCCTCGCTGGGTATGTCGCTCGTGCTGTGGGTCTGGCTGGCGCTGACAGGGGGGCGCTCGACCTGGCTGATTGGAATTGGTGGGGCACTGGTTGGTTTTGGAGTCTACTGGTTGATGTCGCTGGCTTTGGGTTCGCCCGAAACGCGACAGCTTCCGGGATTTCTGATCGATCGCTCCCGCTGA
- a CDS encoding D-2-hydroxyacid dehydrogenase, translating to MAPMDEVYVLFTLPLEDSLVERIKDVSPRLQVSVHPTSSGENIPEDLLADVEVLYTLHALPEPEAVPELRWIQFHSAGIDHVIDHPLLQTDVQVTTLSGAAAPQMAEFAVMSMLALGHKLLDIISDPPEERWGEKRYQRYEPLELRGSTVGIIGYGSVGREIARLCYAFGADVLASKRDLKNLQDTGYCLEGLGDPAADVPKRLYPPEALRSMAALCDFLVVTVPLTAATRGLIGTEIFDAMKPSTFLIDVSRGGVVDHGALLEALKTEKLAGAALDVYPVEPLPDSSPLWEMPNVILSPHIAGSSAVYDERAMDLFAENLFRYLSDRPLLNLYRSDLTY from the coding sequence ATGGCACCCATGGACGAAGTCTACGTTCTGTTTACACTGCCGCTTGAAGATTCCCTGGTGGAGCGTATTAAAGACGTTTCGCCGCGGCTCCAGGTTAGCGTCCATCCCACCTCGTCCGGGGAGAACATTCCTGAGGACCTGCTTGCCGATGTAGAAGTACTCTACACGCTGCATGCTCTCCCGGAACCTGAGGCGGTTCCCGAACTGCGTTGGATTCAATTTCATTCGGCCGGCATCGATCACGTCATCGATCATCCACTGCTGCAAACGGACGTTCAAGTGACGACACTCAGCGGAGCGGCGGCGCCGCAGATGGCGGAGTTCGCGGTCATGTCGATGCTGGCCCTTGGTCACAAACTGCTCGACATCATCTCCGATCCCCCGGAGGAACGCTGGGGAGAAAAGCGCTATCAGCGCTATGAGCCCCTCGAACTTCGAGGGAGTACCGTTGGCATCATTGGCTACGGCAGCGTCGGGCGCGAGATCGCCCGTCTGTGCTATGCGTTCGGTGCGGACGTGCTGGCGTCCAAGCGGGATTTGAAGAATTTACAGGACACAGGGTATTGTCTGGAAGGTTTGGGAGATCCCGCCGCCGATGTTCCCAAGCGGCTGTATCCGCCGGAGGCGCTGCGCTCGATGGCCGCTTTGTGCGATTTCCTGGTGGTTACCGTCCCCTTGACGGCGGCTACACGCGGCTTGATCGGGACGGAAATTTTCGACGCGATGAAGCCCTCGACGTTCCTCATCGACGTATCACGCGGCGGCGTTGTCGATCACGGCGCTTTGCTGGAAGCGCTGAAGACGGAAAAACTCGCCGGGGCCGCATTGGACGTGTATCCGGTTGAACCCCTGCCCGATTCCAGCCCGCTTTGGGAAATGCCAAACGTGATCCTGTCGCCCCACATCGCCGGTTCTTCGGCCGTCTACGATGAGCGGGCGATGGATTTGTTTGCGGAGAATCTCTTCCGTTATCTTTCCGATCGACCGCTGTTGAATTTGTATCGTTCGGACTTGACTTACTGA
- a CDS encoding class I SAM-dependent methyltransferase codes for MENLQNWLEGISSGHALDLGAGEGEFALELAERGFRVDAVEGDARVYKHLAAACLDTPVAAHHADVMDFPIPPSVYDLIVAQAVLHFLRPTQLWTLADRLVAGLIPGGILLAEVFTTDDPGCVALKESGATQIEPNTFLAPEPVGLIHYFAAGELRRVFAPLEVLEYDESRRADPRSEDGFHAGACLLARRPRPVKIDV; via the coding sequence ATGGAAAACTTACAAAATTGGCTCGAGGGGATCTCCAGCGGACACGCCCTCGATCTGGGAGCCGGCGAGGGGGAATTCGCTTTGGAACTCGCAGAACGAGGTTTTCGAGTGGACGCCGTGGAAGGCGACGCCCGGGTCTACAAACACCTGGCGGCTGCCTGCCTCGACACTCCGGTTGCCGCCCATCATGCCGATGTGATGGATTTCCCCATACCACCGTCAGTCTACGACCTGATCGTCGCCCAGGCCGTGCTGCACTTCCTTCGCCCGACGCAACTCTGGACTCTGGCCGATCGACTCGTCGCAGGGCTCATTCCGGGTGGGATACTCCTGGCCGAAGTCTTTACCACGGACGATCCGGGCTGCGTGGCGTTGAAGGAATCCGGTGCAACCCAAATCGAACCCAACACCTTCCTGGCGCCCGAACCGGTTGGTTTGATTCACTACTTCGCAGCGGGGGAGCTGCGCAGGGTTTTCGCCCCGCTTGAAGTTCTCGAGTACGACGAATCGCGCCGGGCCGATCCACGATCGGAAGACGGCTTTCACGCCGGCGCATGTCTCCTGGCCAGACGCCCACGACCGGTGAAAATCGACGTTTGA
- a CDS encoding HAD family hydrolase, translating into MIRGVIFDFGSTLIAFRGEASEVRALATRAMVKKLNEESVRLDNDVFIQRFYELLETSFAAREASNIEISSMSVLRLVLTEFGYAAVADETLEHALACFYKHFEDHWEPMSDLLAVLDEIHEADYRLGMISNAGNAANVQRLIDKAGIRKYFDPVLISSEVGLRKPHRLLFETVLRRWQLPAEQVVMIGDMLKADVLGAQQVGMHQIWITAEADNENNHQHAVDIVPEATAKILRDVPALIRSLTSRG; encoded by the coding sequence ATGATACGAGGGGTCATTTTTGATTTTGGCTCGACGTTGATCGCCTTCCGCGGTGAAGCGAGTGAGGTGCGCGCCCTTGCCACGCGGGCGATGGTGAAAAAACTAAACGAGGAAAGCGTCCGCCTTGACAATGACGTGTTTATCCAGCGCTTTTACGAATTGCTCGAGACAAGCTTTGCGGCACGTGAGGCTTCGAACATCGAAATCTCATCCATGTCCGTTTTACGTCTCGTACTGACCGAGTTTGGCTATGCGGCTGTCGCAGACGAAACGCTCGAACATGCGTTGGCGTGTTTCTACAAGCATTTCGAAGATCACTGGGAACCGATGTCCGATCTACTCGCAGTGCTCGATGAAATTCATGAAGCCGACTACCGTCTTGGCATGATCTCAAACGCCGGCAATGCTGCCAACGTACAACGTCTGATCGATAAAGCCGGCATCCGGAAATATTTCGATCCCGTCCTGATCTCCTCTGAAGTTGGCCTGCGCAAACCGCACAGACTGCTGTTCGAAACCGTGCTCCGCAGATGGCAGCTCCCCGCCGAGCAGGTGGTAATGATCGGAGACATGTTGAAAGCGGACGTACTTGGCGCCCAGCAGGTCGGTATGCATCAGATCTGGATTACGGCTGAAGCGGACAACGAAAACAACCACCAACACGCTGTTGACATCGTGCCCGAAGCAACGGCGAAAATCCTGCGCGATGTTCCCGCACTGATCCGAAGTCTAACTTCCCGGGGATAG
- the xseB gene encoding exodeoxyribonuclease VII small subunit yields the protein MAKEKTADQLSYEEAFEELESIVEQLQTADLALEKALSLFERGQALSARCNELLEEAQLKLRQLVPDETGGYVEADSIDDGEN from the coding sequence ATGGCGAAAGAAAAGACTGCGGATCAGTTGAGTTACGAAGAGGCATTTGAGGAATTGGAATCGATCGTCGAGCAGTTACAAACTGCGGACTTAGCCTTGGAGAAGGCACTTTCTCTGTTCGAACGCGGCCAGGCTCTTTCTGCACGCTGCAACGAATTGCTCGAAGAGGCGCAGTTGAAGCTCCGTCAATTGGTGCCCGACGAAACGGGAGGCTACGTCGAAGCGGATTCGATCGACGACGGTGAAAACTGA
- a CDS encoding L-lactate permease produces the protein MLLDWLLAITPILLIIILMVRFGWGAAMAGPAGWALTVCLAAARFGAGIRLLAVSHAKALLLGLDVLLIVWGAFLLYRVFDEAGAIAVIGRTLPQLTADRGMQALLIGWLFATFLQGIGGFGVPVAVTAPLLVGLGFAPLTAVILPTIGHAWAVTFGSLGSSFQALIAASNLPGGTLAAPAAALLGLAGIGSGFMVAQVADGLRSARKLTLPILTLGVLMGLTQLFLATHGLWNIASFGAGMVGLLAGVTLARRYRGGSATQDRTPIDARPFRIAVSGYLVLILVTFVVQFIPGVNQLLGAIEIRIAFPETETARGFITPAGYGRIIPLLRHAGAILGYAALISFLIYRRYGLYRPRAGRRILTDTARRLIPSSVGILSMVAMAVVMTHTGMTDVLASGLALWVARAFPFLSTWLGALGAFITGSNTNSNLIFAMLQRRTAELLQFNLPWILAAQTAGAAIGSVVSPTKILVGVSTTQMANDEGTALRAMLRYILPLLLGVALVAWIAISLSSP, from the coding sequence ATGCTGCTCGATTGGTTACTGGCGATCACTCCCATCCTTCTGATCATCATTTTGATGGTTCGATTCGGATGGGGCGCCGCCATGGCCGGCCCCGCTGGCTGGGCATTAACCGTTTGTCTTGCGGCGGCGCGTTTCGGCGCCGGTATTCGGCTGCTGGCCGTGAGCCACGCCAAGGCGCTGCTGCTCGGTCTGGACGTGCTGCTCATCGTCTGGGGCGCTTTTCTCCTCTACCGTGTTTTTGACGAAGCGGGCGCGATTGCGGTCATCGGCAGGACCCTGCCGCAGTTGACCGCCGATCGCGGTATGCAGGCTTTGTTGATCGGCTGGCTTTTTGCCACCTTCCTTCAAGGAATCGGCGGTTTCGGCGTGCCTGTAGCCGTCACCGCACCCCTGCTCGTGGGCCTCGGCTTTGCGCCCCTGACGGCCGTTATCCTGCCCACGATCGGGCATGCCTGGGCCGTCACTTTCGGCTCGCTGGGTTCCTCCTTTCAGGCGCTGATCGCCGCCTCCAACCTGCCCGGCGGCACCCTGGCCGCACCGGCGGCAGCCTTGCTGGGTCTTGCCGGAATTGGTTCAGGCTTCATGGTCGCCCAGGTCGCCGATGGTTTGCGATCGGCGCGCAAATTGACGCTTCCGATTCTGACCCTCGGCGTGCTGATGGGCCTTACCCAGTTGTTCTTGGCGACCCACGGATTGTGGAACATCGCCAGCTTCGGCGCAGGGATGGTCGGCCTGCTCGCGGGCGTCACCCTGGCACGACGCTACCGCGGGGGAAGCGCGACACAAGATCGAACCCCCATCGACGCGCGCCCATTCCGGATCGCGGTATCGGGTTATCTGGTTCTGATCCTTGTCACGTTCGTCGTTCAATTCATACCCGGTGTGAACCAGCTTCTCGGCGCGATCGAGATTCGCATTGCCTTCCCCGAAACGGAGACGGCACGCGGCTTTATCACTCCCGCCGGATACGGCCGCATCATTCCGCTCCTGCGCCATGCCGGAGCGATCCTGGGTTACGCAGCGCTGATATCTTTCCTGATCTACCGCAGATACGGCCTGTACCGACCCCGCGCAGGTCGTCGGATTCTGACGGACACGGCGAGACGCTTGATTCCCTCCAGCGTGGGGATTCTCTCCATGGTCGCCATGGCCGTGGTGATGACCCACACCGGGATGACGGACGTCCTCGCGAGCGGATTGGCCTTATGGGTGGCCAGGGCATTTCCATTCCTGTCGACGTGGCTCGGCGCCTTGGGGGCCTTCATCACGGGATCGAACACCAATTCCAATTTGATCTTCGCCATGCTGCAGCGCCGGACGGCCGAATTGCTGCAATTCAACCTGCCCTGGATACTTGCCGCGCAGACGGCAGGAGCCGCCATCGGATCGGTCGTATCCCCGACCAAGATCCTGGTTGGGGTGAGCACCACACAAATGGCGAACGACGAAGGAACTGCGCTGAGGGCGATGCTGCGCTACATCTTACCGCTGCTGCTCGGCGTGGCGCTGGTTGCCTGGATCGCCATAAGCCTATCGTCTCCCTGA
- a CDS encoding TIGR00341 family protein, which yields MAVEPDDFLGEIRLGRQLSTVWQVASGGLVISFALAFLVSGRVVSFIGLISPFATLLTLLVVTFTILNILELLAGSSDHGGTYTLIHETLGGLGGFMAGWVIFAGSVALAASFIHSAAGQMALFLQLPADTGMSLALGFLLLLVVFQIFRLIPRRTWLGPILTVLALIVAVLIVDIFLKYNPHIDGGSMDFISADFMRSAAWLFVAYGAIEAVMASRRQIRDAQQRLPRSLFATLLIGSLAIIAFEFLPSAIPQSLTALALSDMPSALQQSGFLPGRLIYAITFLLFAFAANACLVMGARQLNALSRQGALPPILRWLRRPFQVQPLIFGLILVIAAPLLIWVRIEWLLDAAAGFFLVSAFLLNIAALISRRTEPNRRRTLQVPFYPLVPLTALVFCAAMWIALPGDGLLGNAVWVALGLLLYVAYSRMHLIEAQEGVLVFRRAPGREKKTGDYRILVPISAGVERHWMLSLATALAHQTNGEVIPLQVIPIADPLAIAEGGRIASERNTLFQWSTRVAAKSDVPTFPITRLARSVPDGILETADEENCDLILLSWVVRTEQQGVHMGRVLDPVIRRAPCDVAVAALHSEYINAIVSEATSRHSERDKMEAAVDGPAALNIKKILVPTAGGPHAPLATRLAMLLAHEFDASMSVVYVADPDSTEEQLARGHSWIDKTIRSMREQVSRLSKAGGQTFDFDQLPFTRQVVEAESVVDGIAQAGSENDLVFIGASEESLIDQVLFGTIPELVARVCATPVLMVKRFRGLRRFWLQRAWDTIFGAVPTLERQEQVEIYREVREGARPDVDFFIMIGLSAVIATFGLLQDSTAVIIGAMLVAPLFTPILAFSLGIVQGDVRLLSLAVEAAIKGIALAIGLSILLTAISPLRTETAEIMSRTHPNLFDLAVALASGAAGAYAVARKDVAAALPGVAIAAALVPPLGVVGIGLAMGEARTAWGGFLLFITNLIAITLAGSVTLLLLGFRPSPRAMRKGHLQRGIVASLLLLIAISIPLASVFIESVEISHIRQVVGATVRQQMQSEAGYTLETMDIELGDARVVDVSITIYASNELKSPILEDLQSQLEDALGRPIHLQVESVPVESFELRPK from the coding sequence ATGGCAGTTGAACCGGACGACTTTCTGGGTGAAATTCGCTTGGGGCGGCAGTTGTCGACGGTGTGGCAAGTCGCATCCGGCGGACTGGTGATCAGTTTCGCATTGGCATTTTTGGTCTCCGGCAGGGTGGTCTCCTTCATCGGTCTCATCTCCCCGTTCGCAACGCTGTTGACGCTGCTGGTCGTGACGTTCACGATTCTGAACATCCTCGAACTTCTCGCCGGAAGCAGCGATCACGGTGGCACGTACACATTGATACACGAAACCCTCGGGGGCTTGGGCGGTTTTATGGCCGGATGGGTGATTTTCGCCGGGAGCGTGGCATTGGCGGCAAGCTTCATACATTCCGCCGCAGGCCAAATGGCATTATTCCTTCAGTTGCCGGCGGATACCGGAATGTCCCTGGCGCTGGGTTTCTTGCTCCTGCTCGTCGTTTTCCAGATTTTCCGGCTGATCCCTCGCCGCACGTGGCTCGGTCCCATTTTGACGGTCCTGGCACTGATCGTCGCGGTGTTGATCGTCGATATATTCCTGAAATACAATCCGCACATCGACGGCGGATCGATGGATTTCATCTCCGCTGATTTCATGCGCTCTGCCGCCTGGCTATTTGTGGCCTACGGAGCGATCGAGGCGGTCATGGCTTCCCGCCGGCAGATCCGGGATGCACAGCAACGACTGCCCCGGAGTTTGTTTGCCACGCTGCTGATCGGCAGTTTGGCCATCATCGCATTCGAGTTTCTGCCCTCGGCCATTCCGCAGAGCCTGACAGCGCTGGCATTGAGCGATATGCCGTCTGCGCTGCAGCAATCCGGTTTTCTTCCCGGAAGGCTGATCTATGCGATCACCTTCCTGTTGTTCGCATTCGCGGCGAACGCTTGTTTGGTGATGGGTGCGCGGCAGTTGAACGCACTCAGCCGCCAGGGAGCACTGCCGCCGATCCTTCGTTGGCTGAGACGTCCGTTCCAGGTGCAGCCCCTCATTTTCGGTTTGATCCTGGTCATCGCCGCGCCCTTGTTGATTTGGGTGCGCATTGAATGGCTGCTGGACGCAGCCGCAGGCTTTTTCCTGGTCTCTGCATTTCTGCTGAACATCGCCGCCTTGATCAGCCGGCGCACGGAACCGAATCGTCGACGCACCCTGCAGGTACCTTTTTATCCCCTGGTTCCTTTGACCGCACTGGTTTTTTGCGCGGCCATGTGGATCGCCTTGCCCGGTGATGGATTGCTCGGAAATGCCGTTTGGGTTGCGCTGGGATTGCTGCTCTACGTCGCTTACAGCCGGATGCACCTGATCGAAGCGCAGGAAGGAGTCCTCGTTTTCCGGCGCGCGCCGGGTAGAGAGAAAAAGACAGGAGATTATCGAATTTTGGTGCCCATCAGTGCCGGGGTGGAACGGCATTGGATGCTGAGTTTGGCGACGGCGCTTGCCCATCAAACGAACGGCGAGGTGATTCCATTACAGGTCATCCCGATCGCCGACCCACTGGCTATCGCCGAAGGCGGACGCATCGCCAGCGAGCGCAACACGCTCTTTCAATGGTCCACCCGGGTTGCCGCAAAGAGCGACGTACCTACGTTTCCGATCACCCGTCTTGCACGTTCCGTACCCGACGGGATCCTGGAAACCGCCGATGAAGAAAATTGCGATCTGATCCTGCTATCCTGGGTCGTACGTACAGAACAACAAGGTGTGCACATGGGGCGCGTCCTCGATCCCGTCATTCGCCGGGCGCCGTGTGACGTTGCGGTCGCTGCGCTGCACTCCGAATACATAAACGCCATCGTTTCGGAAGCCACTTCGCGCCATTCAGAACGAGACAAGATGGAGGCCGCCGTCGATGGACCCGCTGCATTAAACATCAAAAAAATCCTTGTCCCCACGGCAGGCGGTCCGCATGCCCCATTGGCGACGCGGTTGGCCATGCTACTGGCTCACGAGTTCGACGCCTCGATGAGCGTGGTCTACGTGGCAGACCCCGATTCTACGGAAGAGCAGCTCGCGCGCGGCCATTCCTGGATCGACAAGACGATTCGGAGCATGCGCGAACAGGTAAGCCGTCTATCCAAGGCGGGAGGTCAAACGTTCGATTTCGATCAACTCCCGTTTACTCGCCAGGTGGTTGAGGCAGAAAGCGTCGTCGACGGCATTGCGCAGGCGGGTTCCGAAAACGATCTGGTCTTTATCGGCGCCTCCGAGGAAAGCTTGATCGACCAAGTCCTCTTCGGCACGATCCCGGAACTGGTCGCTCGCGTCTGTGCTACGCCGGTGTTGATGGTGAAGCGCTTTCGCGGTCTGCGGCGATTTTGGCTGCAGCGCGCCTGGGACACCATCTTCGGCGCGGTGCCGACGCTGGAGCGCCAGGAGCAGGTCGAGATATACCGCGAGGTACGGGAGGGCGCTCGCCCGGATGTGGATTTCTTCATCATGATCGGGCTTTCGGCGGTCATCGCCACTTTCGGATTGCTGCAGGACAGTACGGCAGTGATCATCGGGGCGATGCTCGTGGCGCCGCTGTTCACCCCGATATTGGCCTTCAGTTTGGGGATCGTGCAGGGTGATGTGCGCCTGCTCAGTCTGGCCGTGGAAGCGGCGATCAAAGGGATCGCATTGGCCATCGGTCTGAGCATCCTGCTCACTGCGATTTCGCCGCTGCGCACTGAGACGGCAGAAATCATGTCGCGCACGCACCCCAATCTTTTTGATCTGGCGGTCGCGCTTGCTTCCGGAGCCGCAGGTGCGTACGCCGTCGCGCGCAAGGACGTGGCAGCTGCACTGCCAGGCGTCGCCATAGCCGCCGCGTTGGTGCCCCCGTTGGGCGTCGTCGGCATTGGCCTGGCCATGGGGGAAGCGCGGACGGCCTGGGGCGGATTTCTGCTCTTCATCACCAACCTGATCGCCATCACCCTCGCCGGCTCCGTGACTTTGCTCTTGCTCGGCTTCCGTCCTTCCCCGCGAGCGATGCGCAAAGGTCATCTTCAACGCGGAATCGTAGCATCTCTCTTGCTGCTCATCGCCATCAGCATCCCCCTGGCGTCCGTCTTTATCGAGTCAGTAGAAATTTCCCACATCCGCCAAGTCGTCGGCGCAACGGTCAGGCAGCAGATGCAATCAGAAGCAGGTTATACCCTGGAAACAATGGACATCGAACTTGGCGACGCGCGAGTCGTCGATGTGTCCATAACGATCTATGCGAGTAATGAACTGAAATCCCCAATTCTGGAGGATCTCCAGAGTCAGCTGGAAGATGCACTCGGCCGTCCCATTCATCTGCAGGTCGAGAGCGTCCCGGTCGAATCCTTTGAGCTGCGTCCGAAATAG
- a CDS encoding class I SAM-dependent methyltransferase, translating to MQEQYEKMVDYYDALYSFKDYREEADKLHQLICKNKRSDGMALLDVACGTGQHLFHLEKHYQVEGLDLNPQMLEIARQRCAEVLFHQGNMLDFELGRRFDVVTCLFSSIGYVKNLAELKLAINNMACHLLPGGVLIVEPWLSPDNYISGGPHALFVDEPELKIARMNISEEHDGVAILNMHHLVARPEGIEYFVERHELVLFTDEQYRQAFEASGLGYIFDPHGLTGRNLLIGLQPMEREAAWPYHHSDR from the coding sequence ATGCAAGAGCAATACGAAAAAATGGTCGACTACTACGATGCGCTCTATTCCTTCAAGGATTATCGCGAAGAAGCAGACAAACTGCATCAGCTCATCTGCAAGAATAAACGCTCGGACGGCATGGCACTGCTTGATGTTGCCTGTGGGACGGGGCAGCATCTGTTTCATCTGGAGAAACATTACCAGGTGGAGGGTTTGGATCTCAATCCGCAGATGCTGGAGATCGCTCGCCAACGCTGTGCGGAAGTGCTCTTTCACCAGGGCAACATGCTGGATTTTGAACTCGGCCGCCGCTTCGATGTGGTGACCTGCCTCTTCAGCTCGATCGGATACGTCAAAAATCTGGCAGAACTGAAGCTTGCGATAAACAACATGGCTTGCCATTTGCTTCCCGGCGGCGTGCTGATCGTAGAACCCTGGCTCAGCCCGGACAATTACATCAGCGGCGGACCGCACGCGCTTTTCGTCGATGAACCCGAACTCAAGATCGCCCGCATGAATATAAGCGAGGAGCATGACGGTGTTGCGATCCTGAACATGCACCATCTGGTTGCCAGACCGGAGGGGATAGAGTATTTTGTTGAGAGGCACGAGTTGGTCTTGTTTACCGACGAGCAATACCGTCAGGCTTTCGAGGCGAGCGGCCTGGGGTACATATTCGACCCCCATGGCCTGACGGGCAGAAATCTACTCATCGGGCTGCAGCCGATGGAGCGAGAAGCAGCCTGGCCGTACCACCACTCGGACAGATGA